In one Anaerolineae bacterium genomic region, the following are encoded:
- a CDS encoding PD40 domain-containing protein, whose amino-acid sequence MTEDLTIQCENCGTIYPATDEVCPYCGQPQPLPEPPYAEDLLPDQEFADQFYPGQGDEPDQAYFPPVTGMPVTDEDTDEYPAPYPFDEPLAEDDIFAVAGEEAWPDEYDEYGEEFYDEDDEELDDLEAGPRRRTWPRIFLGCVGIVACIIVFYGGIGLLAIRQGLQERTVVVQTEAEEHYQRGQEHLANQVIELAIAEFELALSLNPNLHIAREALHEAQRISQNLPTPTSEARLAAATALLNEAEALIIQEKWFEAVEKLSQVRDLDPDHQVERVSELLYQANYQLGLQLISPDRIDEALLSFERALVERPDDQAANQQMAKATLYRDGQTYAAQGNLEKAVDAFRRLYLQDGNYLDVKQRLLKLHVQWGDELAAQEEWCLAEAQYIEAVLLQPNDALKARSDQIHGRCQDTSAARSAGASPAVKATSPATDSAATPGADTTSAATTPAITATTSATPVVSSGQGQILFSVFNPNETRWEILSTPVNGGAPKTLVVNGTMPALSPNGKLLVYHSKLIEAEGFHVYDLTSGEDRRITLYKQHVLPRWGGDNNQFLFAAQEPATQRWLIHLGFADGKSAPLILGDGRTPDWSPDNRLIAYQGADPDGNNPGLYVVPANGGEPTRVTNHESDRAPDFSPDGAQLAYMSTKDGNWNIYTVSPAGSAPRQITMSPGNNGLPAWSPDGTQIAYVSDAAGSWGIYVVNAAGGAPVKVADWDGNRPDWLMAQLDWAR is encoded by the coding sequence ATGACCGAAGACTTAACCATTCAATGTGAAAACTGCGGCACCATCTACCCGGCCACGGACGAAGTGTGTCCTTACTGCGGCCAGCCGCAGCCTTTACCGGAACCACCCTATGCAGAAGACCTGCTGCCCGACCAGGAATTTGCCGACCAATTTTATCCGGGGCAGGGTGACGAACCTGACCAGGCATATTTTCCGCCTGTAACTGGCATGCCGGTGACAGATGAGGATACCGATGAATACCCGGCTCCCTATCCGTTCGACGAACCCCTGGCCGAAGACGATATTTTTGCCGTAGCCGGCGAAGAGGCGTGGCCGGATGAATACGACGAGTACGGCGAAGAATTTTACGACGAGGATGACGAAGAACTCGATGACCTGGAGGCTGGGCCGCGCCGCCGCACCTGGCCACGTATCTTTTTGGGCTGTGTTGGCATTGTGGCATGTATCATTGTGTTTTATGGTGGCATTGGTTTGCTCGCTATTCGCCAGGGATTGCAAGAACGCACAGTAGTTGTCCAAACCGAAGCCGAGGAACATTATCAACGGGGGCAGGAGCATCTGGCCAACCAGGTCATTGAATTGGCCATTGCCGAATTTGAGTTGGCCCTCAGTCTCAACCCCAATCTGCACATTGCCCGCGAGGCGCTACACGAAGCGCAACGCATCTCGCAAAACCTGCCCACGCCAACATCTGAGGCGCGGCTGGCAGCGGCCACCGCCCTCTTGAATGAAGCCGAAGCGCTGATAATCCAAGAAAAGTGGTTTGAGGCCGTAGAGAAACTCTCCCAGGTACGCGACCTTGACCCCGACCACCAGGTTGAGCGGGTATCGGAATTGCTCTACCAGGCCAACTATCAATTGGGCCTGCAATTGATTTCGCCGGATCGGATTGACGAGGCTCTGCTTTCTTTTGAGCGGGCCTTGGTTGAGCGCCCTGACGACCAGGCCGCCAACCAACAAATGGCCAAAGCTACCCTTTACCGGGACGGCCAAACCTATGCCGCGCAGGGCAACCTGGAAAAAGCCGTTGACGCCTTTCGCCGGCTTTACCTGCAAGATGGTAATTATCTGGATGTCAAACAGCGGCTCTTAAAACTGCATGTGCAATGGGGCGATGAATTGGCGGCGCAGGAAGAGTGGTGCCTGGCCGAGGCACAGTATATTGAAGCGGTTTTATTGCAGCCCAACGATGCACTTAAGGCCAGGTCTGATCAAATCCACGGCCGCTGCCAGGATACGTCCGCCGCCAGATCAGCCGGCGCCTCGCCTGCGGTAAAAGCCACCTCGCCCGCAACGGATAGCGCCGCCACTCCTGGCGCCGACACTACTTCAGCAGCGACAACACCGGCCATCACCGCCACAACATCAGCCACGCCGGTCGTCTCATCCGGCCAAGGCCAAATTCTTTTTTCCGTCTTTAATCCCAATGAAACTCGCTGGGAAATTTTGTCTACGCCAGTGAACGGCGGCGCGCCGAAAACGCTGGTGGTCAATGGCACTATGCCCGCCCTTAGCCCTAACGGTAAATTATTGGTGTACCACTCCAAACTGATTGAGGCCGAGGGGTTTCACGTTTATGATTTAACCAGCGGCGAAGACCGGCGGATTACCCTTTATAAGCAACACGTTCTGCCTCGCTGGGGTGGCGATAATAATCAATTTCTGTTTGCGGCCCAGGAACCGGCTACCCAACGCTGGCTGATTCACCTGGGTTTTGCCGACGGCAAAAGCGCCCCCCTTATTTTGGGCGACGGGCGCACCCCGGATTGGTCGCCCGATAACAGGCTGATTGCCTACCAGGGAGCCGACCCTGACGGCAACAATCCCGGCCTGTATGTGGTGCCCGCCAACGGCGGCGAACCGACACGCGTGACCAACCACGAAAGCGACCGCGCCCCTGATTTTTCACCTGATGGGGCGCAATTGGCCTATATGTCTACCAAGGACGGTAATTGGAACATCTATACCGTTAGCCCCGCCGGCAGCGCCCCCCGCCAGATTACAATGTCGCCGGGCAACAATGGCCTGCCGGCCTGGTCGCCCGATGGAACGCAAATTGCGTATGTTTCGGATGCGGCGGGCAGTTGGGGCATTTACGTGGTCAATGCCGCCGGCGGCGCGCCGGTTAAGGTGGCCGATTGGGATGGTAATCGGCCCGATTGGTTAATGGCCCAGCTTGACTGGGCGCGTTAG
- a CDS encoding DUF11 domain-containing protein: MPTKFSGFVSFIVLLVVIILLLVAAPVNSAPDPAKLLRPTVVPGDGGGGGGGTGGTGGAGGGVGSGDGTTRTKCASVVGQIINWGYGGEGGVTTELETGSWQISTISATDGNYGFGGLGEGVAVLHVALTPGQAEQFEPHLQDAGVYLNCAYPTIANIALASEPPLTPPATIQMSALHQVIPPGGGTEITLKLENTLPNDITNVVVTDLIPPGLIALDVSTSVEARDTQIINGPDGQLVAVYLERMAAGAKATIQITVIAAADLPIRTQLTNTATLFYRESAADQASLDFSIGSGGAPLLPTATTVIIPATPLTAVATTTPKIEPTPVSLEATSTPTPLASPPEGESSEEFVPPNGLPTTGEEFVPPGFLPVTGDTAEIPNSLPNTGLGLILPLSGLGLAGLAFLVHRLRSRWPQE; the protein is encoded by the coding sequence ATGCCTACAAAGTTTTCTGGTTTTGTCAGCTTCATTGTTTTGCTGGTGGTCATCATCTTACTGTTGGTAGCTGCGCCGGTAAATTCCGCGCCTGATCCGGCCAAACTCCTCCGGCCCACGGTTGTACCGGGGGATGGCGGTGGCGGAGGTGGTGGTACCGGCGGCACTGGCGGTGCTGGGGGTGGAGTTGGTTCCGGCGATGGCACCACTAGAACCAAATGCGCCTCCGTGGTCGGCCAGATTATCAATTGGGGGTACGGTGGCGAAGGCGGTGTTACCACCGAGCTAGAGACCGGCAGTTGGCAAATCTCTACCATCAGCGCCACCGACGGCAACTATGGCTTTGGCGGCCTGGGGGAAGGCGTAGCTGTGTTACATGTGGCCCTGACTCCCGGTCAGGCAGAACAATTTGAGCCGCACCTGCAAGACGCCGGCGTGTATCTCAATTGTGCATATCCGACCATTGCCAATATCGCTCTGGCCAGCGAGCCTCCCCTTACGCCGCCAGCTACTATCCAGATGTCGGCGCTGCACCAAGTTATTCCTCCCGGCGGCGGCACCGAGATAACGCTTAAACTTGAAAACACCCTACCCAACGACATTACCAACGTGGTGGTAACCGACCTGATTCCCCCCGGCCTGATTGCCCTGGATGTTTCTACTTCTGTTGAGGCCAGGGACACTCAAATCATTAACGGCCCGGATGGACAATTGGTAGCCGTTTATCTTGAGCGCATGGCGGCCGGAGCCAAGGCTACCATTCAAATTACCGTAATTGCTGCGGCAGATTTGCCCATCCGCACCCAATTGACCAACACTGCCACCCTCTTCTATCGGGAAAGCGCAGCCGACCAGGCCTCCCTTGATTTTAGCATTGGCTCTGGCGGCGCGCCGCTGCTGCCAACTGCAACCACAGTCATCATCCCGGCCACCCCGCTGACCGCTGTTGCCACCACTACTCCCAAGATTGAACCAACGCCTGTTTCCCTAGAGGCAACATCTACCCCTACCCCGCTTGCTTCCCCCCCAGAGGGTGAGAGTAGCGAGGAGTTTGTGCCGCCCAATGGGTTACCCACCACGGGCGAGGAATTTGTGCCGCCTGGTTTTTTGCCTGTTACCGGCGACACGGCGGAAATTCCCAATTCTCTCCCCAATACAGGGCTTGGCCTTATTTTGCCCTTGAGCGGATTGGGCTTGGCGGGCCTTGCCTTTTTGGTTCATCGCCTGCGTTCACGGTGGCCCCAGGAATAA
- a CDS encoding SpoIID/LytB domain-containing protein, producing MMRRPGLWVANGHPGNPAQMLNWNPAALTCFFDYLAANRVYEYKAAHPEVPIVIRFQHPLNWHENPAYYAEQLGRSVASKWNEIRPLDPYVYFANEVNLHYENGDPDPNNQHLYTTPAFYQKYAHWVQLTADIIKDITPQMKLITPPFAFGHNEDGSPDDNGNPLLGWAGYDYLYETVRDYFDNILTFHAYWGNGSGSIHEWLYDPERSSWYAFRWRRVLKLFETRYHLNAKMIIDEAGNFATSDLDFTDQLIYHAENCLKDGRVICLTYFLWLDPTNTPGNLPNSWVQGIVNLSQHLERLKNMPRVPITEYPPDEAEQTTIRVLFDDGSVQVMPLEEYLRAVVPGEMPALWPAEAVKAQAVAARSFAQYAIEHPRHPNADICTDHTHCQNYDPAKIHPNSDEAIAQTKNIIARYDGATANTIFSANCGGHTQNNEDVFAGATPIPYLRGVPCPDKDEKHGHGVGLCQYGARALAEQGLSYPDIIKHYYTGVTLGPPTSVRTSTILGTILDHTGQPAAEVKVTLTGKTYAADTMSLADGSYRLMEIPAGVYTLELPDYQVKQENITTTPGQDIVIDLMLPDPNATVTMEITRGPGLPLIVGNWLTPGEPMLFTSPTEVTNRVIAGDKPEYGSGGFETYATEIGTYILEVETYRFEIPMNGQYTQLTFRRGGPPQPAGVIEGTLTDHLNQPVANRLIYLASNTVELTDATDEQGYFLFENLPAGNYTVTVEESDLSQAMTITGQNKVTLTLQLPAPPSDGWDVEIERGPGLPLLVGDIGLANEPLVMTDPKGFQTTVTSGSKPEYGVGGFEIYAPLTGDYVVQFLDQTFTIPMHGQYTRVTFRRVEGPEEGKVLLVSTSMPRDEAETLRQGLETHPATKGLFEIVDPDDIECD from the coding sequence ATGATGCGTCGGCCTGGGCTGTGGGTTGCAAATGGACACCCCGGTAACCCCGCCCAAATGCTCAATTGGAATCCTGCGGCCCTGACCTGCTTTTTCGACTACCTGGCGGCAAATCGGGTTTACGAATACAAGGCCGCCCATCCCGAAGTCCCCATTGTTATCCGTTTCCAGCACCCGCTCAATTGGCATGAAAACCCGGCCTATTACGCCGAGCAGTTGGGGCGCTCCGTCGCCAGCAAATGGAACGAAATCCGGCCTTTGGACCCCTACGTTTACTTTGCCAACGAGGTCAACCTGCACTATGAAAACGGCGACCCCGACCCCAATAATCAGCACCTCTACACTACGCCTGCCTTTTACCAAAAATATGCCCACTGGGTGCAACTGACGGCGGATATCATCAAAGATATTACCCCCCAAATGAAACTAATTACCCCTCCCTTTGCTTTTGGGCACAATGAAGATGGCAGCCCGGATGACAACGGCAACCCGCTGCTCGGTTGGGCCGGATACGACTATCTCTACGAAACCGTGCGCGACTACTTTGACAACATCCTTACGTTTCACGCTTATTGGGGCAACGGCAGCGGTTCTATCCACGAGTGGCTCTACGATCCCGAACGCTCCTCCTGGTACGCCTTTCGCTGGCGGCGGGTCTTGAAATTATTTGAAACCCGTTACCACCTCAACGCCAAAATGATTATTGACGAGGCCGGCAACTTTGCCACGTCGGACCTGGACTTTACCGACCAACTGATTTATCATGCCGAAAACTGCTTAAAAGATGGCCGGGTAATTTGCCTCACCTACTTCCTCTGGTTAGACCCCACCAACACCCCCGGCAACTTACCCAACTCCTGGGTGCAAGGCATCGTCAACCTGAGTCAACACCTCGAACGCCTGAAGAATATGCCCCGGGTGCCTATTACCGAATACCCCCCTGACGAAGCCGAACAAACCACCATCCGCGTTCTGTTTGATGACGGCAGCGTACAAGTGATGCCCCTGGAAGAGTATCTGCGGGCTGTAGTGCCAGGCGAAATGCCCGCCCTGTGGCCGGCCGAAGCCGTGAAAGCCCAGGCCGTCGCGGCGCGCAGTTTTGCCCAATATGCCATTGAACATCCCCGCCATCCCAACGCCGACATCTGCACCGACCATACCCACTGCCAAAACTACGACCCCGCCAAGATTCATCCCAACTCAGATGAAGCCATTGCCCAAACCAAAAATATTATTGCCCGTTATGATGGGGCTACGGCAAATACCATTTTCTCGGCTAATTGCGGCGGACATACCCAAAACAATGAAGATGTTTTTGCTGGAGCTACGCCTATACCTTACCTGCGCGGCGTGCCGTGCCCCGATAAAGACGAAAAACACGGGCATGGCGTGGGTCTGTGTCAATACGGCGCCCGGGCCCTGGCCGAACAGGGCCTCTCTTACCCAGACATTATCAAACATTATTACACCGGCGTTACGCTTGGCCCCCCCACTTCCGTGCGCACCAGCACCATCCTGGGAACCATCCTGGATCACACCGGCCAGCCCGCCGCCGAGGTGAAAGTTACTCTAACCGGTAAAACCTACGCCGCCGATACAATGAGCCTGGCCGACGGCTCTTATCGCCTGATGGAGATCCCCGCCGGGGTGTATACGCTTGAGTTACCTGATTACCAGGTGAAACAAGAAAACATCACCACCACCCCTGGTCAGGATATCGTCATTGACCTGATGCTGCCCGATCCCAATGCCACCGTCACTATGGAAATTACCCGCGGCCCCGGCCTGCCCTTGATTGTGGGCAATTGGCTGACCCCCGGCGAGCCAATGCTATTTACCAGTCCAACCGAGGTTACCAACCGGGTGATTGCCGGCGACAAACCGGAATATGGTTCCGGCGGCTTTGAAACCTACGCCACCGAAATTGGCACGTATATCCTGGAAGTTGAAACCTATCGCTTTGAAATTCCCATGAACGGCCAATACACCCAACTCACTTTCCGGCGCGGCGGGCCGCCTCAACCTGCTGGCGTAATTGAAGGCACTTTAACGGATCACCTCAACCAACCCGTTGCCAACCGTTTGATTTACCTGGCCAGCAATACGGTTGAACTGACCGACGCTACCGATGAGCAAGGCTACTTTCTTTTTGAGAACCTGCCCGCCGGAAATTACACCGTTACCGTTGAAGAGAGCGACCTCAGCCAGGCCATGACCATCACCGGCCAAAATAAAGTAACTCTCACCCTGCAACTGCCCGCCCCGCCTTCAGATGGTTGGGATGTTGAGATCGAACGCGGCCCCGGCTTGCCGCTGCTGGTGGGGGATATTGGCCTGGCTAACGAACCCCTTGTGATGACCGACCCCAAAGGCTTTCAGACAACGGTAACCAGCGGCAGCAAACCGGAGTATGGCGTGGGCGGCTTTGAAATTTATGCCCCTTTAACCGGCGACTACGTTGTTCAATTCCTGGACCAAACCTTCACCATCCCCATGCATGGCCAATATACCAGGGTTACTTTCCGCAGAGTTGAAGGGCCAGAAGAGGGCAAAGTTTTACTGGTGTCCACCTCAATGCCTCGTGATGAAGCCGAAACACTACGCCAGGGCTTAGAAACACACCCGGCGACAAAGGGCCTGTTTGAAATTGTTGACCCAGACGATATAGAATGTGATTAG
- the xseA gene encoding exodeoxyribonuclease VII large subunit: MYQPTLFDDSPHVFSVSAINAYLRQKLEADFTLQDLWLEGEISNWKPAASGHIYFTLKDDQASIRCVIWRSQASRLIYLPQGDGEAVLAHGKISVYEAGGNYQFYVDDLEPAGQGALYAQFECLKVRLAAEGLFDPELKKPLPLFPQRLGLVTSPQGAALRDILNVLRRRYPLVQVILSPTPVQGETAPPQIIAALEAVARYGVNQPGVDVIILARGGGSLEDLWAFNNEALARAIAACPVPIITGIGHEVDFTIADFVADVRAPTPSAAAELATPDRLELERLLYNHQLALTDAAQQVAATAQTHLQQQQWALAQRSPQVQVNNYRQRIDVVVNRATQTLRHHLALQQERVKTLAAQLQALNPPATLARGYAIVQKNQSVITQTGQVCPGDDLLIQVSNGEFGATVK; the protein is encoded by the coding sequence ATGTACCAGCCAACGCTTTTTGACGACTCGCCGCATGTTTTCAGCGTCAGCGCCATTAATGCCTACCTCCGCCAAAAACTGGAGGCCGACTTTACCCTGCAAGACCTGTGGCTTGAAGGCGAAATCTCTAACTGGAAACCGGCTGCCTCGGGGCACATCTACTTTACCCTCAAGGATGACCAGGCCAGCATCCGCTGCGTGATTTGGCGCTCGCAGGCCAGTCGCCTGATTTATTTGCCCCAAGGCGACGGCGAGGCCGTGCTGGCCCACGGCAAAATCTCCGTGTACGAGGCGGGCGGCAATTACCAATTTTACGTAGACGATCTTGAGCCGGCCGGGCAGGGCGCGCTCTACGCCCAATTTGAATGCCTCAAAGTCAGGCTTGCCGCCGAAGGGCTGTTTGACCCGGAACTAAAGAAACCCCTGCCCCTATTCCCCCAACGGCTGGGGCTGGTCACCTCACCCCAGGGAGCCGCCCTGCGCGATATTCTCAACGTTCTCCGCCGCCGTTATCCCCTAGTGCAGGTCATTCTTTCTCCCACCCCCGTTCAGGGCGAAACGGCGCCGCCTCAAATCATTGCCGCCTTGGAAGCAGTGGCTCGATACGGGGTTAATCAACCAGGGGTTGACGTAATCATTCTGGCCCGGGGCGGCGGCAGCCTGGAAGATTTGTGGGCCTTTAATAACGAAGCTTTGGCCCGGGCCATTGCCGCCTGTCCCGTGCCCATTATTACCGGGATAGGGCATGAAGTTGACTTTACCATTGCCGATTTTGTGGCCGACGTCCGCGCCCCCACTCCTTCCGCCGCAGCCGAGTTAGCCACCCCTGACCGTTTGGAACTGGAACGATTGCTCTATAATCACCAACTCGCCTTAACCGACGCCGCCCAACAAGTGGCAGCCACTGCCCAAACCCATTTGCAGCAGCAACAGTGGGCGTTGGCCCAACGCTCGCCCCAGGTCCAGGTCAATAATTACCGCCAGCGTATTGACGTCGTCGTCAATCGCGCCACCCAAACCCTGCGGCATCACTTGGCCCTGCAACAAGAACGGGTCAAAACCCTGGCTGCTCAACTCCAGGCTCTCAACCCGCCCGCCACCCTGGCCCGAGGCTACGCCATTGTGCAGAAAAATCAAAGCGTCATCACCCAAACCGGCCAGGTGTGCCCGGGAGATGACCTGCTTATTCAGGTGAGCAACGGTGAGTTTGGCGCAACTGTAAAATAA
- a CDS encoding NAD-dependent epimerase/dehydratase family protein yields the protein MKILVTGSSGQIGTNLCLALIQKGISVLGIDWRENTWTAKIPTLRRNLAQQGMPTPAEMAMAQPGFTRPDLVVHLAANAKVHELVQEPSRAHENATITFNVLDFCRCQQTPIIFSSSREVYGRPEPPAVKEITADVFHILSPYAAYKMADEMLIYAYANCYNLKYLIFRLSNVYGRYDSDLERMTRVLHIFISRMRRGQPITIYNRAKLLDFTYIDDCIDGLMLGIEKMQTGDVINETFNLSSGSPATLLQLAETIAANLGLTPQIIDKPTQPGEINFYIADLSKAEELLGFKPKVPFAEGIRRAINWTLAWERE from the coding sequence TTGAAAATTCTTGTCACCGGCAGTAGCGGCCAGATTGGCACCAATTTATGCCTGGCCTTGATTCAAAAAGGCATTTCCGTTTTGGGCATTGACTGGCGGGAAAACACCTGGACGGCCAAAATCCCCACCCTCCGGCGTAACCTGGCCCAACAGGGGATGCCGACTCCGGCGGAAATGGCAATGGCTCAGCCGGGCTTTACCCGGCCCGACCTGGTGGTGCATCTGGCCGCCAATGCCAAAGTGCATGAATTGGTCCAGGAGCCGAGCCGCGCTCACGAAAACGCCACCATCACCTTTAATGTTCTGGATTTCTGCCGCTGCCAGCAAACGCCCATTATTTTCAGTAGTTCCAGAGAAGTGTATGGCCGGCCCGAACCCCCCGCGGTAAAAGAAATCACCGCCGACGTGTTTCATATCCTCAGCCCCTACGCCGCCTACAAAATGGCCGACGAGATGTTGATTTATGCCTACGCCAATTGTTACAATCTCAAATACCTCATCTTCCGTTTGAGCAACGTGTACGGCCGCTACGATAGCGACCTGGAGCGTATGACGCGCGTACTGCACATCTTCATCAGCCGGATGCGCCGGGGCCAACCCATCACCATTTACAACCGGGCCAAACTGCTTGATTTTACCTACATTGACGATTGCATTGACGGCCTGATGTTGGGCATTGAAAAAATGCAAACTGGAGACGTGATCAACGAAACCTTTAACCTCAGCTCCGGCAGCCCGGCCACCCTGCTGCAACTGGCCGAAACGATTGCCGCCAATCTGGGCCTTACGCCCCAAATCATTGACAAACCCACCCAGCCCGGCGAGATCAATTTTTACATTGCCGACCTCAGCAAAGCGGAAGAATTGCTGGGCTTTAAGCCCAAAGTCCCTTTTGCGGAAGGGATCAGGCGGGCCATCAATTGGACGCTGGCCTGGGAGAGAGAATAG
- the xseB gene encoding exodeoxyribonuclease VII small subunit, producing the protein MSQQSQTNIEALSFEQAYRELEETTQKLEAGNLPLAEALALYQRGMALAKHCGRQLDQAELTIQALSPSGDLADFDEEA; encoded by the coding sequence ATGAGCCAACAGAGTCAAACCAATATCGAAGCATTGAGCTTTGAGCAAGCCTATCGTGAATTGGAAGAAACAACGCAAAAATTGGAAGCCGGCAACTTACCCCTGGCCGAAGCCCTGGCCCTGTACCAGCGGGGGATGGCCCTGGCTAAACACTGCGGCCGGCAATTGGACCAGGCCGAATTGACCATTCAAGCCCTATCCCCCTCCGGCGACCTGGCCGATTTTGACGAAGAAGCCTAA
- a CDS encoding polysaccharide deacetylase family protein produces the protein MSITRGLARRILARYWFIVPIFILIVGLQLGAGFMVFKSIGLGLQIIGPAGQQNDAPPSLPPFSLSLPGRPTSTPAKTPAPLGSATFTPSPTRTPTPLHTPTGTLTPSKTPTPSATPTNTLTPTPEPTPLGQGFTLQVPILMYHYLSAPPADADVYRLDLSVTPEQFESHLAYLRQAGYETITMQQLAYALSRQTPLPPQPIIITFDDGYRDNYENAFPLLRKYGYTGVFFIFTYPLDFADPHYLTWDMVAEMHRAGMEFGSHSYRHYDMRGQDVDFLVYEILASKEAIEAHTGEPVRFFSYPAGSYDDLTIRVLDSAHFWNAVTTEWGIEHAFANRFELPRLRVRGTDTAADLAHKLNSF, from the coding sequence ATGTCAATCACGCGGGGACTGGCCAGGCGGATACTGGCCCGTTATTGGTTTATTGTTCCCATTTTTATCCTGATCGTAGGCCTGCAACTTGGCGCCGGCTTTATGGTATTCAAAAGTATTGGCCTGGGCCTGCAAATCATCGGGCCGGCAGGGCAACAAAACGACGCCCCGCCTTCTCTACCGCCCTTCTCCTTGTCCTTGCCGGGCCGGCCAACGTCCACGCCTGCCAAAACGCCGGCCCCTTTGGGCTCCGCCACCTTTACCCCCAGCCCTACCCGCACCCCCACCCCCCTTCACACCCCCACCGGCACGCTCACGCCCAGCAAAACACCCACGCCTTCGGCCACGCCCACCAACACCTTGACCCCCACCCCGGAACCAACGCCCCTGGGCCAGGGTTTTACGCTGCAAGTGCCTATTCTTATGTACCACTACCTTTCCGCGCCCCCGGCCGACGCCGACGTCTATCGTCTGGACCTTTCGGTAACACCGGAACAATTTGAAAGCCACCTGGCCTATCTGCGCCAGGCCGGCTACGAAACCATCACTATGCAACAACTCGCCTATGCCCTCAGCCGGCAAACGCCCCTGCCGCCCCAACCCATCATCATCACCTTTGACGACGGCTACCGCGACAATTACGAAAATGCCTTCCCCCTGCTACGCAAATACGGTTACACCGGCGTCTTTTTCATCTTTACCTACCCCCTTGACTTTGCCGATCCCCACTACCTCACCTGGGATATGGTCGCAGAGATGCACCGGGCCGGCATGGAATTTGGCTCCCACAGCTATCGCCATTACGACATGCGCGGGCAAGACGTTGACTTTCTCGTCTACGAAATCCTGGCTTCCAAAGAAGCCATTGAGGCCCACACCGGCGAGCCGGTCCGTTTTTTCTCCTACCCCGCCGGAAGCTACGATGACCTGACCATCCGGGTGCTCGACTCCGCCCACTTCTGGAACGCCGTCACCACCGAATGGGGCATTGAGCACGCTTTTGCCAACCGCTTTGAGCTGCCCCGTCTCCGCGTGCGCGGCACCGACACGGCGGCGGATTTGGCGCATAAATTAAATTCGTTTTAA